The proteins below are encoded in one region of Nitrospira sp. SG-bin1:
- a CDS encoding RNA signal recognition particle, with the protein MRYVDGFVLPVPKKNLNAYFGMAKKAGKIWREHGALEYRECVGEDLRVKMGLPFPRLAKLKAGETVVFSWIVYKSRAHRDRVNAKVMKDPRIKGMCDENSMPFDVKRMAYGGFEVVVEA; encoded by the coding sequence ATGCGATATGTCGACGGATTTGTGTTGCCGGTACCGAAGAAAAACCTGAATGCCTATTTTGGGATGGCCAAGAAAGCCGGCAAGATTTGGCGGGAACATGGGGCACTCGAATACCGCGAGTGTGTCGGCGAAGATCTCAGGGTGAAGATGGGTCTGCCGTTTCCTCGGTTAGCCAAGCTCAAAGCCGGCGAGACGGTTGTGTTTTCATGGATCGTCTACAAGTCACGAGCCCACCGCGACCGCGTCAACGCCAAGGTGATGAAAGATCCTCGCATCAAAGGGATGTGTGATGAAAACTCGATGCCGTTTGACGTGAAACGCATGGCTTACGGTGGATTCGAGGTCGTGGTCGAGGCATAG